One Leifsonia shinshuensis DNA window includes the following coding sequences:
- the leuS gene encoding leucine--tRNA ligase → MAHEHDAAPAPVREAGAHYDFAEIQNTWLPVWDELKPFSTADPDDKRPRKYVLDMFPYPSGDLHMGHAEAYALGDVIARYWRQQGFNVLHPIGWDSFGLPAENAAIKRGLDPAGWTNDNIAQQKASMRRYAPSFDWDRVLQTSDPGYYRWNQWLFLKLHEKGLAYRKASQVNWCPFDQTVLANEQVVNGRCERCDNLVTKKKLTQWYFRITDYADRLLDDLNQLEGAWPSKVLSMQRNWIGRSTGADVQFAIEGREEPVTVYTTRPDTLYGVTFMVVAPDSDLAAELVADVRPEVRERFDQYLEAVRGTTEMDRLSTDREKTGVFLERHAVNPLTGERIPIWAADYVLSDYGHGAIMAVPAHDQRDLDFARAFDLPVRVVVDTTQPVTGAIPIIHTDPETGEPILPEDAPLESPGETGVALTGDGRLINSGPFDGLSKSNAIRRVTEALQGSGLGAPAKNFRLRDWLISRQRYWGTPIPIIHCEECGEVRVPESELPVLLPPAEGLDLQPKGTSPLGGATDWVNVACPNCGGPAQRDTDTMDTFVDSSWYFLRFLNPNDPTQAFDPKEAEKWAPVDQYVGGVTHAILHLLYSRFITKVLFDMGSISFTEPFTALLNQGLVLMDGSAMSKSRGNLVKLSEQLDEHGVDAVRLTMAFAGPPEDDIDWADVSPSGSAKFLARAWRVAHDVTSAPDVVWKTGDPALRRVTHRFLADAPGLIEAFKFNVVVARLMELVNATRKAIDGAAGPADAAVREAAEVTAMALNLFAPYTAEDMWATLGYEPSVALVQWRKPDPTLLIEESVTAVFQVDGKVRDRAEVSPKIASDDLEALARGSQSVVRSIGDREIVNVIVRAPRLVNIATRG, encoded by the coding sequence GTGGCACACGAGCACGATGCAGCACCCGCACCGGTCCGCGAGGCCGGTGCGCACTACGACTTCGCCGAGATCCAGAACACCTGGCTCCCGGTCTGGGACGAGCTGAAGCCGTTCTCCACGGCCGACCCCGACGACAAGCGCCCGCGCAAGTACGTGCTCGACATGTTCCCGTACCCCTCCGGCGACCTGCACATGGGTCACGCCGAGGCGTACGCGCTGGGCGACGTCATCGCCCGGTACTGGCGGCAGCAGGGCTTCAACGTGCTGCACCCGATCGGCTGGGACTCCTTCGGCCTGCCCGCCGAGAACGCCGCGATCAAGCGCGGGCTGGACCCGGCCGGCTGGACGAACGACAACATCGCCCAACAGAAGGCCAGCATGCGCCGCTACGCGCCCAGCTTCGACTGGGACCGCGTGCTGCAGACCAGCGACCCCGGCTACTACCGCTGGAACCAGTGGCTGTTCCTGAAGCTGCACGAGAAGGGCCTGGCCTACCGCAAGGCCTCCCAGGTCAACTGGTGCCCCTTCGACCAGACCGTGCTGGCGAACGAGCAGGTCGTGAACGGCCGCTGCGAGCGCTGCGACAACCTGGTCACCAAGAAGAAGCTGACCCAGTGGTACTTCCGCATCACCGACTACGCGGACCGCCTGCTGGACGACCTGAACCAGCTGGAGGGCGCCTGGCCGTCCAAGGTGCTGTCGATGCAGCGCAACTGGATCGGCCGCTCCACCGGCGCCGACGTCCAGTTCGCGATCGAGGGCCGCGAGGAGCCGGTGACGGTCTACACGACCCGCCCCGACACCCTGTACGGCGTCACCTTCATGGTGGTCGCGCCCGACTCCGACCTGGCCGCCGAGCTGGTCGCCGACGTGCGCCCGGAGGTCCGCGAGCGGTTCGACCAGTATCTGGAGGCCGTCCGCGGCACCACCGAGATGGACCGCCTGAGCACCGACCGCGAGAAGACCGGCGTCTTCCTGGAGCGGCACGCGGTCAACCCGCTGACCGGGGAGCGCATCCCGATCTGGGCCGCCGACTACGTGCTGAGCGACTACGGCCACGGCGCGATCATGGCCGTGCCCGCGCACGACCAGCGCGACCTGGACTTCGCGCGTGCCTTCGACCTGCCGGTGCGGGTCGTGGTCGACACGACGCAGCCTGTGACCGGCGCCATCCCGATCATCCACACCGACCCGGAGACGGGCGAGCCGATCCTGCCGGAGGACGCCCCGCTGGAGAGCCCCGGCGAGACGGGCGTCGCCCTGACCGGCGACGGCCGCCTGATCAACTCAGGTCCGTTCGACGGGCTGAGCAAGTCGAACGCGATCCGCCGCGTCACCGAGGCGCTGCAGGGTTCGGGACTGGGCGCGCCGGCGAAGAACTTCCGCCTGCGCGACTGGCTGATCTCCCGCCAGCGATACTGGGGCACGCCCATCCCGATCATCCACTGCGAGGAGTGCGGCGAGGTCCGCGTGCCCGAGTCGGAGCTGCCGGTGCTGCTGCCGCCCGCGGAGGGCCTGGACCTGCAGCCGAAGGGCACCAGCCCGCTGGGCGGAGCGACCGACTGGGTCAACGTGGCCTGCCCGAACTGCGGCGGGCCCGCCCAGCGCGACACGGACACGATGGACACCTTCGTGGACAGCTCCTGGTACTTCCTGCGCTTCCTGAACCCGAACGACCCGACCCAGGCGTTCGACCCGAAGGAGGCCGAGAAGTGGGCGCCCGTCGACCAGTACGTCGGCGGCGTGACGCACGCCATCCTGCACCTGCTGTACTCCCGGTTCATCACCAAGGTGCTGTTCGACATGGGCTCCATCAGCTTCACGGAGCCGTTCACGGCGCTGCTGAACCAGGGCCTGGTCCTGATGGACGGCTCCGCGATGAGCAAGTCGCGCGGCAACCTGGTGAAGCTGTCCGAGCAGCTGGACGAGCACGGTGTGGACGCGGTGCGCCTGACCATGGCGTTCGCCGGTCCGCCGGAGGACGACATCGACTGGGCGGACGTCTCGCCGTCCGGGAGCGCGAAGTTCCTGGCACGGGCCTGGCGCGTGGCGCACGACGTCACGAGCGCGCCCGACGTGGTCTGGAAGACCGGTGACCCGGCGCTGCGCCGCGTGACCCACCGCTTCCTGGCGGACGCCCCCGGCCTGATCGAGGCGTTCAAGTTCAACGTCGTCGTCGCCCGCCTGATGGAGCTGGTGAACGCCACCCGCAAGGCGATCGACGGCGCAGCGGGCCCGGCCGACGCCGCGGTCCGCGAGGCCGCCGAGGTCACCGCGATGGCTCTGAACCTGTTCGCGCCGTACACGGCCGAGGACATGTGGGCCACGCTGGGCTACGAGCCGTCGGTCGCGCTGGTCCAGTGGCGCAAGCCCGACCCGACGCTGCTGATCGAGGAGTCGGTGACCGCCGTCTTCCAGGTCGACGGCAAGGTGCGCGACCGCGCCGAGGTGTCGCCCAAGATCGCGTCGGACGACCTGGAGGCGCTGGCCCGCGGGTCGCAGTCCGTGGTCCGCTCGATCGGCGACCGCGAGATCGTGAACGTGATCGTGCGGGCGCCGCGACTGGTGAACATCGCGACGCGGGGCTGA
- the lepA gene encoding translation elongation factor 4, producing MSPRALKPLEPAATDPASIRNFCIIAHIDHGKSTLADRMLQITGVVSDRDMRAQYLDRMDIERERGITIKSQAVRMPWAVDGGTFALNMIDTPGHVDFTYEVSRSLAACEGAILLVDAAQGIEAQTLANLYLALENDLTIIPVLNKIDLPAADPEKYAQELASLIGGRPEDVLRVSGKTGMGVEALLDRVVQEIPAPVGVADAPARAMIFDSVYDSYRGVVTYVRMVDGKLGPRERIQMMSTRATHEILEIGVSAPEPTPSKGLGVGEVGYLITGVKDVRQSKVGDTVTSAAKPATEALAGYTEPKPMVFSGLYPIDGSDYPELREALDKLKLSDAALVYEPETSVALGFGFRCGFLGLLHLEIVTERLEREFGLDLITTAPSVVYEVTTEDKKIVTVTNPSEFPGGKIDKVEEPVVKAAILAPKDYVGVIMELCQGRRGTLLGMEYLGEDRVEIRYTMPLGEIVFDFFDQLKSRTAGYASLDYEPFGEQEADLVKVDILLQGETVDAFSAIVHRDKAYAYGTMMAGRLRELIPRQQFEVPIQAAIGARIIARENIRAMRKDVLAKCYGGDITRKRKLLEKQKEGKKRMKMVGRVEVPQEAFIAALSGDTEKKDKK from the coding sequence ATGTCACCACGAGCCCTGAAGCCCCTCGAGCCCGCCGCGACCGACCCGGCCTCCATCCGCAACTTCTGCATCATCGCGCACATCGACCACGGCAAGTCGACCCTGGCCGACCGGATGCTGCAGATCACCGGGGTGGTGTCCGACCGGGACATGCGCGCGCAGTACCTCGACCGCATGGACATCGAGCGCGAGCGCGGCATCACGATCAAGAGCCAGGCCGTGCGGATGCCGTGGGCCGTCGACGGCGGAACCTTCGCGCTCAACATGATCGACACGCCCGGGCACGTGGACTTCACCTACGAGGTGTCCCGGTCGCTCGCCGCGTGCGAAGGCGCCATCCTGCTGGTCGACGCCGCGCAGGGCATCGAGGCCCAGACGCTCGCGAACCTCTACCTGGCGCTGGAGAACGATCTCACGATCATCCCGGTGCTCAACAAGATCGACCTCCCCGCCGCGGACCCGGAGAAGTACGCGCAGGAGCTCGCCAGCCTGATCGGCGGCCGCCCGGAGGACGTCCTCCGCGTCTCCGGCAAGACCGGCATGGGCGTGGAGGCTCTGCTCGACCGGGTCGTGCAGGAGATCCCGGCGCCGGTCGGCGTCGCGGACGCCCCGGCGCGCGCCATGATCTTCGACTCCGTCTACGACAGCTACCGCGGCGTCGTCACCTACGTGCGGATGGTGGACGGCAAGCTCGGCCCGCGCGAGCGCATCCAGATGATGTCGACCAGGGCGACCCACGAGATCCTGGAGATCGGCGTCTCCGCCCCCGAGCCGACCCCGTCGAAGGGCCTCGGCGTCGGCGAGGTGGGCTACCTGATCACCGGCGTGAAGGACGTCCGCCAGTCCAAGGTCGGTGACACCGTCACCTCGGCGGCGAAGCCCGCGACAGAGGCCCTCGCCGGCTACACCGAGCCGAAGCCGATGGTGTTCTCCGGCCTGTACCCGATCGACGGCAGCGACTACCCGGAGCTCCGCGAGGCGCTCGACAAGCTGAAGCTGTCCGACGCCGCGCTGGTCTACGAGCCGGAGACCTCGGTCGCGCTCGGCTTCGGCTTCCGCTGCGGCTTCCTCGGCCTCCTGCACCTTGAGATCGTCACGGAACGTCTGGAGCGCGAGTTCGGCCTCGACCTGATCACCACCGCGCCCAGCGTGGTCTACGAGGTCACGACCGAGGACAAGAAGATCGTCACCGTCACGAACCCGAGCGAGTTCCCCGGCGGCAAGATCGACAAGGTGGAGGAGCCGGTCGTCAAAGCGGCCATCCTCGCGCCCAAGGACTACGTCGGCGTCATCATGGAGCTCTGCCAGGGCCGCCGCGGCACGCTGCTCGGGATGGAGTACCTCGGCGAGGACCGCGTCGAGATCCGCTACACGATGCCCCTCGGCGAGATCGTCTTCGACTTCTTCGACCAGCTGAAGAGCCGCACGGCGGGGTACGCGTCGCTGGACTACGAGCCGTTCGGCGAGCAGGAGGCCGACCTGGTCAAGGTGGACATCCTCCTCCAGGGCGAGACGGTGGACGCGTTCAGCGCGATCGTGCACCGCGACAAGGCGTACGCGTACGGCACGATGATGGCCGGCCGGCTGCGCGAGCTGATCCCGCGCCAGCAGTTCGAGGTCCCCATCCAGGCGGCGATCGGCGCCCGGATCATCGCGCGCGAGAACATCCGCGCGATGCGCAAGGACGTGCTGGCGAAGTGCTACGGCGGCGACATCACCCGCAAGCGCAAGCTCCTCGAGAAGCAGAAAGAGGGCAAGAAGCGCATGAAGATGGTCGGCCGCGTGGAGGTGCCCCAGGAGGCGTTCATCGCGGCGCTGTCGGGGGATACGGAGAAGAAGGACAAGAAGTAG
- a CDS encoding amidohydrolase translates to MTRASIAIVNAHVVPIAGDPIEKGTVIVEDGTITTVGPTAEVVVPDGVRVVDASGKWVLPGFVEAHGHVGIHEEANGPAGDDTNEMTTPNTAAVRAIDAVNIDDEGFRDALSGGVTAIVVKPGSGNPIGGQTVAIKSWGGRTIDEQVIREAVSVKSALGENPKRVYGGKNQTPSTRLGVAMIIREAFVDAQNYAAARAEAERDGKAFARDLTKETLARVLAGELVWDQHTHRHDDIATAIRLADEFGYKLVVNHGTEAHKIADVLAERDIPVIFGPMFTSRSKVELRDRAIANLAHIAAAGVRVAITTDHPVVPINFLVHQASLAVKEGLPRETALEALTVNPASFLGLDDRVGALKPGLDGDVVVWSGDPLDVNSRAEHVFIDGAEVYRWEDGAGHVVERSERFA, encoded by the coding sequence ATGACTCGTGCCAGCATCGCCATCGTCAACGCCCACGTCGTCCCCATCGCCGGGGACCCGATCGAGAAGGGCACGGTGATCGTCGAGGACGGCACGATCACCACGGTCGGCCCGACGGCGGAGGTCGTCGTCCCGGACGGCGTCCGGGTGGTCGACGCGAGCGGCAAGTGGGTGCTCCCGGGCTTCGTCGAGGCGCACGGGCACGTCGGCATCCACGAGGAGGCCAACGGCCCGGCCGGCGACGACACCAACGAGATGACCACGCCGAACACGGCGGCCGTGCGTGCGATCGACGCCGTCAACATCGACGACGAGGGCTTCCGCGACGCGCTCTCCGGCGGCGTGACCGCGATCGTGGTCAAGCCGGGCTCCGGCAATCCTATCGGCGGCCAGACCGTCGCGATCAAGTCCTGGGGCGGCCGGACGATCGACGAGCAGGTGATCCGGGAGGCCGTCAGCGTCAAGTCCGCCCTCGGCGAGAACCCGAAGCGCGTCTACGGCGGCAAGAACCAGACCCCGAGCACGCGACTCGGCGTCGCGATGATCATCCGCGAGGCGTTCGTCGACGCCCAGAACTACGCCGCCGCCCGCGCGGAGGCCGAGCGCGACGGCAAGGCGTTCGCGCGCGACCTCACCAAGGAGACCCTGGCGCGGGTCCTCGCCGGCGAGCTGGTCTGGGACCAGCACACCCACCGCCACGACGACATCGCGACCGCGATCCGGCTCGCCGACGAGTTCGGCTACAAGCTGGTCGTCAACCACGGCACCGAGGCGCACAAGATCGCCGACGTGCTGGCCGAGCGCGACATCCCGGTCATCTTCGGCCCGATGTTCACTTCGCGGTCGAAGGTCGAGCTGCGTGACCGCGCCATCGCGAACCTCGCGCACATCGCCGCGGCGGGCGTCCGCGTCGCCATCACGACCGACCACCCCGTCGTGCCGATCAACTTCCTCGTGCACCAGGCCTCCCTCGCGGTGAAGGAGGGGCTGCCGCGCGAGACCGCGCTGGAGGCCCTGACCGTCAACCCGGCGTCGTTCCTCGGCCTGGACGACCGAGTCGGCGCGCTGAAGCCCGGGCTCGACGGCGACGTCGTCGTCTGGTCGGGCGACCCGCTGGACGTCAACTCCCGAGCGGAGCACGTTTTCATCGACGGTGCGGAGGTCTACCGCTGGGAGGACGGCGCCGGCCACGTGGTCGAGCGCTCCGAGCGCTTCGCCTGA
- a CDS encoding NAD-dependent epimerase/dehydratase family protein, giving the protein MTILLTGATGYIGSSVLPRLLEEGHGVTALVRDEAKAEAVRAAGATAVVGDAADAELLTRLARESDGVIHLASGPDVDPVLVPAVLAGLAGSGKPFVHTGGVWTYGSNADITEDSPAAPPALTAWRAAAEALVLGDSGVRGTVVVPSIVYGHGKGLARVIVDAPRGEGDDAALALIGDGSQHWATVHVDDLAALYVLALENATAGSVYIGASGANPTVRELGELAAAAAGAPGVSAETVAETAERLGAGLTEALLLDQQARGTKARIDLGWEPNGPALADEITTGSYAPEFARS; this is encoded by the coding sequence ATGACCATTCTCCTGACCGGCGCGACCGGCTACATCGGATCCTCCGTCCTCCCCCGCCTCCTCGAGGAGGGCCACGGCGTCACCGCCCTCGTCCGCGACGAGGCCAAGGCCGAGGCCGTCCGCGCGGCCGGCGCCACCGCGGTGGTGGGCGACGCGGCCGACGCGGAGCTCCTGACGCGGCTGGCGCGCGAGAGCGACGGGGTCATCCACCTGGCGTCCGGTCCGGACGTGGACCCCGTTCTCGTCCCGGCCGTACTGGCGGGGCTCGCCGGGTCCGGGAAGCCGTTCGTGCACACCGGAGGCGTCTGGACCTACGGCTCGAACGCCGACATCACCGAGGACTCCCCCGCTGCGCCGCCCGCCCTGACCGCGTGGCGCGCTGCCGCAGAGGCGCTGGTGCTCGGGGACTCCGGCGTGCGCGGGACGGTCGTCGTCCCGTCGATCGTCTACGGCCACGGGAAGGGCCTGGCCCGCGTGATCGTCGACGCGCCGCGCGGCGAGGGCGACGACGCCGCGCTGGCGCTGATCGGCGACGGGTCGCAGCACTGGGCGACCGTGCACGTGGACGACCTCGCCGCCCTCTACGTGCTCGCGCTCGAGAACGCGACCGCCGGATCCGTCTACATCGGCGCGAGCGGCGCCAACCCGACCGTTCGGGAGCTCGGGGAGCTCGCCGCTGCCGCCGCCGGGGCACCCGGGGTGTCGGCCGAGACGGTCGCGGAGACCGCGGAGCGGCTGGGCGCTGGACTGACCGAGGCGCTGCTCCTGGACCAGCAGGCGCGCGGCACGAAGGCCCGGATCGACCTGGGCTGGGAGCCGAACGGCCCTGCTCTCGCCGACGAGATCACGACCGGCAGCTACGCGCCGGAGTTCGCGCGCTCCTGA
- the rpsT gene encoding 30S ribosomal protein S20, whose translation MANIKSQIKRNKTNKKAQERNKAVKSQLKTAIRATREAVVAGDKEKATAALRVAAKKIDKAASKGVIHKNQAANRKSAIAKQVAAL comes from the coding sequence GTGGCAAACATCAAGTCGCAGATCAAGCGCAACAAGACCAACAAGAAGGCGCAGGAGCGCAATAAGGCGGTCAAGAGCCAGCTCAAGACGGCTATCCGCGCCACCCGCGAGGCCGTCGTCGCCGGCGACAAGGAGAAGGCGACCGCGGCGCTGCGCGTCGCCGCCAAGAAGATCGACAAGGCCGCCAGCAAGGGCGTCATCCACAAGAACCAGGCGGCGAACCGCAAGTCGGCCATCGCCAAGCAGGTCGCCGCTCTCTGA
- a CDS encoding aminotransferase class IV, protein MDTSATLYDWAGGALAVRDSCEVVEIELLAADSFLVAEGRVLALGLHRERFAETVREQGFREGAQLAAFWDAGVALLPGDGRWFPRFELVRARDALRLRFRLRTAPPLGSDLVVATAASDPRRVPHLKGPDIDRLNVLRQRAQQVGAQEAVLLDDGRVSDGTTTALLWWRGDTLCAPPFELARVDSVAARTVRGIAAALGVPVEEEAVRPSELDGVALWAVNALHGIRDVTVWVDGPALGHDPARTAAWRSRFGALARPIR, encoded by the coding sequence ATGGACACCTCGGCGACCCTGTACGACTGGGCCGGCGGCGCGCTCGCCGTCCGCGACTCCTGCGAGGTGGTCGAGATCGAGCTGCTGGCGGCGGACTCCTTCCTCGTCGCGGAGGGCCGCGTCCTGGCGCTCGGCCTGCACAGGGAGCGCTTCGCCGAGACGGTCCGCGAGCAGGGCTTCCGGGAGGGGGCGCAGCTCGCGGCCTTCTGGGATGCGGGCGTCGCGCTCCTTCCCGGCGACGGTCGCTGGTTCCCGCGCTTCGAGCTGGTGCGCGCTCGCGACGCCTTGCGCCTGCGGTTCCGGCTGCGCACGGCGCCGCCGCTCGGCTCCGACCTGGTGGTGGCGACGGCGGCGAGCGACCCGCGCCGCGTACCGCACCTGAAGGGCCCCGACATCGACCGGCTGAACGTGCTCCGGCAGCGCGCGCAGCAGGTCGGAGCTCAGGAGGCCGTGCTGCTGGACGACGGACGGGTGTCCGACGGCACCACCACGGCGCTGCTGTGGTGGCGCGGCGACACGCTCTGCGCTCCGCCGTTCGAGCTCGCGCGGGTGGACAGCGTCGCCGCCCGCACGGTGCGTGGGATCGCGGCAGCCCTCGGCGTGCCGGTCGAGGAGGAGGCGGTGCGGCCCTCGGAGCTCGACGGCGTGGCGCTGTGGGCGGTCAACGCGCTGCACGGGATCCGCGACGTGACGGTCTGGGTGGACGGCCCGGCGCTCGGGCACGACCCGGCGCGCACGGCGGCGTGGCGGTCGCGGTTCGGCGCGCTGGCGCGGCCGATCCGCTGA
- the holA gene encoding DNA polymerase III subunit delta: MATRSNSRGGSRGRASGAPAKSAIPQLAWNQVRPAPVVLVSGTEGFLADRATRLLRDRLKQEDPSLEVSDLSAADYAPGELLTLASPSLFGEPRLIRVDAVEKTGDPFLSDMLDYLAAPADGTVVVLRHAGGVRGKKLLDAIRAGTGGGVEVVCSELKKDTEKYDFAQAEFAAAGRKIAPGALRALTSAFTDDLAELAAACQQLLSDSAEQITEATVDKYYGGRVETNAFQVADQAIAGRYGEALVTMRHALASGADPVPMVAAFASKIRTMAKISGSRGGSGQLAQQFGLAPWQVDRARRDLSGWTEDGLGRCIEVLAETDANVKGGGRDPVFALERMIRIVSARGRA, translated from the coding sequence GTGGCGACACGAAGCAACAGCAGGGGCGGTTCACGAGGTCGGGCGTCCGGCGCGCCCGCGAAGAGCGCCATCCCGCAGCTCGCCTGGAACCAGGTCCGCCCGGCGCCGGTCGTCCTGGTGTCCGGCACCGAGGGGTTCCTCGCAGACCGGGCCACGAGGCTGCTGCGCGACCGCCTCAAGCAGGAGGACCCGAGCCTGGAGGTCAGCGACCTCTCGGCGGCGGACTACGCGCCGGGGGAGCTGCTCACCCTCGCGAGCCCCTCCCTGTTCGGGGAGCCCCGGCTCATCCGGGTGGACGCGGTCGAGAAGACCGGGGACCCGTTCCTCTCCGATATGCTCGACTACCTGGCCGCCCCGGCCGACGGCACGGTCGTCGTCCTGCGGCACGCCGGCGGGGTGCGCGGCAAGAAGCTGCTCGACGCGATCCGCGCCGGGACCGGCGGAGGTGTCGAGGTCGTCTGCTCCGAGCTCAAGAAGGACACCGAGAAGTACGACTTCGCCCAGGCCGAGTTCGCGGCCGCCGGGCGCAAGATCGCCCCGGGCGCGCTGCGGGCGCTGACGTCCGCGTTCACGGACGACCTGGCCGAGCTCGCCGCCGCGTGCCAGCAGCTGCTGTCCGACTCGGCCGAGCAGATCACCGAGGCGACGGTCGACAAGTACTACGGCGGACGGGTCGAGACCAACGCCTTCCAGGTCGCCGACCAGGCGATCGCGGGCCGGTACGGCGAGGCGCTGGTGACCATGCGGCACGCGCTGGCGTCCGGCGCCGACCCGGTGCCGATGGTCGCGGCGTTCGCGAGCAAGATCCGCACGATGGCCAAGATCTCCGGCTCCCGCGGCGGCTCCGGCCAGCTCGCCCAGCAGTTCGGCCTCGCGCCGTGGCAGGTCGACCGCGCCCGCCGCGACCTCTCCGGCTGGACGGAGGACGGCCTCGGCCGCTGCATCGAAGTGCTCGCCGAGACCGACGCGAACGTCAAGGGCGGCGGCCGCGACCCGGTGTTCGCGCTGGAGCGCATGATCCGCATCGTCAGCGCCCGCGGCCGCGCCTGA
- a CDS encoding helix-hairpin-helix domain-containing protein: MRHRDEGTGRGPSRRLKVGVGAATVLLVAAFVVAALVSGLSGGRAVPLPTGSSSVVTPAASGRPSSSAELFVHVSGAVNKPGLIRLPPDSRVVDAVEAAGGFAEGADPAGLNLARRVHDGEQLRAPLVGEALVGEASASGSADASAGSALIDLNRATAGDLEALPRIGPALAQRIVDWRTANGSFTAITDLLEVTGIGQKLFDGLKDRVTV, from the coding sequence ATGCGACATCGGGACGAGGGGACAGGGCGCGGGCCGTCACGCCGGCTGAAGGTCGGCGTCGGCGCGGCGACCGTGCTGCTGGTCGCCGCGTTCGTGGTGGCGGCGCTGGTGTCCGGGCTGAGCGGGGGCCGGGCGGTGCCGTTGCCGACGGGGTCGTCGTCGGTCGTGACGCCTGCGGCTTCCGGTCGACCGTCGTCGTCGGCTGAGCTCTTCGTCCACGTCTCCGGCGCGGTGAACAAGCCCGGGCTGATCCGCCTGCCGCCGGACTCCCGCGTGGTGGACGCGGTGGAGGCCGCGGGCGGCTTCGCCGAGGGCGCCGATCCGGCCGGGCTGAACCTGGCGCGCCGGGTGCACGACGGTGAGCAACTCCGGGCGCCGCTGGTCGGCGAGGCGCTTGTGGGTGAGGCGTCGGCGTCTGGCTCTGCCGACGCATCCGCCGGATCTGCCCTCATCGATCTGAACCGCGCGACAGCTGGCGACCTGGAGGCGCTCCCGCGCATCGGCCCCGCTCTCGCCCAGCGCATCGTCGACTGGCGGACGGCGAACGGTTCCTTCACGGCGATCACGGACCTCCTCGAGGTCACGGGGATCGGCCAGAAGCTGTTCGACGGCCTCAAGGACAGGGTGACCGTCTGA
- a CDS encoding anthranilate synthase component I family protein, with translation MLPPSRTHRLDVPVDPADAFAALFPTGDAVWLDSGPDAEAGRSVIGTGTRLATASVADGTVTVDGRSVEGDILDALRDEPAATDGYPLGWIGWLGYEAGAAALGVPYSAGPGLDAAFLYVDRLVVFDHADGSVTVVDATPEGEWLGEAVAALAGASGAAARFAKAHPIPTATPAPRWRHSGDIYLTMIAACQDAIRAGDAYQLCLTNTATAATSADPLAVHLRLRRDSPAHHAGFLRIAGETLVSSSPEQFLLVTPDGHVRTKPIKGTRPRGATVAEDLRLRAELEASEKEQAENVMIVDLMRNDLGRVCEVGSVGVRHLLEVESYAQVHQLVSTVEGRLRPGLTAVDALAAAFPAGSMTGAPKLSAMRILAGLEAGPRGVYSGCFGSLAADGSADLAMVIRSLRFRDGVVTIGAGGGITALSVPAEELDEVDVKAAALFRAAGLRPPGNGSDTSNV, from the coding sequence GTGCTCCCGCCGTCTCGAACGCACCGTCTGGACGTTCCCGTCGACCCCGCCGACGCCTTCGCCGCGCTGTTCCCGACCGGGGACGCGGTCTGGCTGGACAGCGGCCCGGACGCGGAGGCCGGCCGCAGCGTCATCGGGACCGGTACGCGCCTCGCGACCGCGTCGGTCGCCGACGGCACGGTGACCGTCGACGGCCGGAGTGTCGAGGGCGACATCCTGGACGCGCTGCGCGACGAGCCGGCCGCCACCGACGGCTACCCACTCGGCTGGATCGGCTGGCTCGGGTACGAGGCCGGCGCCGCGGCGCTCGGGGTGCCGTACAGTGCGGGGCCCGGGCTGGACGCGGCGTTCCTGTACGTCGACCGGCTGGTGGTGTTCGACCACGCGGACGGCTCGGTCACCGTGGTGGACGCCACGCCGGAGGGCGAATGGCTGGGGGAGGCGGTCGCGGCACTTGCCGGCGCGAGCGGGGCGGCGGCGCGCTTCGCAAAAGCGCATCCGATCCCGACAGCCACTCCCGCTCCCAGATGGCGCCACTCCGGCGACATCTACCTCACCATGATCGCCGCCTGCCAGGACGCCATCCGCGCCGGCGACGCCTACCAGCTCTGCCTCACCAACACCGCGACCGCCGCCACCTCCGCCGACCCCCTCGCCGTGCACCTCCGCCTCCGCCGCGACAGCCCGGCCCACCACGCCGGCTTCCTCCGGATCGCCGGGGAGACGCTGGTCAGCTCCTCGCCCGAGCAGTTCCTCCTGGTCACCCCCGACGGTCACGTCCGCACCAAGCCGATCAAGGGCACCCGCCCGCGCGGCGCGACCGTGGCCGAAGACCTCCGCCTGCGCGCCGAACTGGAGGCCAGCGAGAAGGAGCAGGCCGAGAACGTCATGATCGTGGACCTCATGCGCAACGACCTCGGGCGCGTGTGCGAGGTCGGCAGCGTCGGCGTCCGGCACCTCCTGGAGGTCGAGAGCTATGCGCAGGTGCACCAGCTCGTCAGCACCGTCGAGGGGAGGCTGCGGCCGGGCCTGACCGCGGTAGACGCCCTGGCCGCCGCGTTCCCGGCCGGCTCCATGACCGGCGCGCCGAAGCTCTCCGCCATGCGCATCCTCGCCGGGCTGGAGGCCGGGCCGCGCGGCGTCTACTCCGGCTGCTTCGGCTCCCTCGCCGCGGACGGCTCCGCCGACCTCGCCATGGTGATCCGCAGCCTCCGGTTCCGCGACGGCGTGGTCACCATCGGCGCCGGCGGCGGGATCACCGCGCTCTCCGTCCCCGCCGAGGAGCTCGACGAGGTCGATGTCAAGGCTGCGGCCCTGTTCCGCGCCGCGGGCCTGCGCCCTCCGGGGAACGGATCCGACACCTCCAACGTTTAG